Proteins encoded within one genomic window of Thalassophryne amazonica chromosome 23, fThaAma1.1, whole genome shotgun sequence:
- the LOC117505307 gene encoding asialoglycoprotein receptor 1-like, which yields MTAEYHDDTEDDSSNFWTKEPPISLSSMSRFKRWLVPVVMVIVFLVLVLALGISNAKSSNGLWAVQQRVSNLSDVVQSLSATAQLTKDTAKEVHRLQFAVENNRDQLSSVLEAVKQLSVLDTLKNTVATLQCHMERFMSNGSLVGGCCPFGWHVFESSCYFFSSARLSWDESRNWCSGQEAHLVILNTDQEWDFVTSHTVPVFFWIGLTDERTGKWEWVNQTPYDMDRRRWIPGQPDAWTGHGFGPGDEDCAHLHANGHLNDLHCSTRMRFICQKDSFES from the exons ATgacggctgagtatcatgatgaCACTGAAGACGACAGCAGCAACTTCTGGACCAAAG aGCCTCCTATCTCTTTGTCCAGCATGTCCAGGTTCAAACGCTGGCTGGTTCCTGTTGTCATGGTTATAGTCTTCCTGGTTCTGGTCCTTGCGCTGGGCATCAGCA ATGCTAAGTCATCAAACGGTCTGTGGGCGGTGCAGCAGCGCGTGTCCAACCTGAGCGACGTTGTCCAATCACTGAGCGCCACAGCACAACTCACCAAAG ACACAGCTAAAGAAGTGCACCGCCTGCAGTTTGCTGTGGAGAACAACAGAGACCAGCTGAGCTCAG TGCTGGAGGcggtgaagcagctgtcagtactAGACACACTGAAGAACACCGTGGCCACGCTCCAGTGCCACATGGAACGCTTCATGAGCAATG GCTCACTGGTTGGCGGATGTTGTCCTTTTGGTTGGCATGTTTTCGAGTCCAGCTGTTATTTCTTCAGCTCAGCTCGCCTGTCGTGGGATGAATCCAGAAACTGGTGCAGCGGACAGGAAGCTCACCTGGTCATACTCAACACGGACCAGGAGTGG GACTTTGTCACTAGTCACACAGTTCCAGTGTTCTTCTGGATCGGTCTGACTGATGAGAGAACAGGGAAATGGGAATGGGTCAACCAGACACCATACGACATGGACCGCAG ACGCTGGATTCCCGGACAACCTGACGCCTGGACCGGTCACGGGTTTGGCCCTGGAGACGAGGACTGTGCTCATTTGCATGCTAACGGTCACCTTAACGACCTTCACTGCAGCACCAGGATGCGCTTCATCTGTCAGAAAGACAGCTTTGAGAGCTGA